The following is a genomic window from Actinomycetota bacterium.
AAACGGCATACATTAAAAAGGAATTTTATAATGTTTAGGATAGGAATAGGTTATGATGTCCACAGGTTTACAGATGACAGAGAACTAATACTGGGTGGTGTAAGAATTGATTATAAGAGAGGTCTGGCAGGGCATTCAGATGCAGACGTTCTTATACATGCAATTAATGATGCCATTCTGGGGGCATGCTGTCTTGGAGATATAGGAACTTATTTTCCGGATACTGATAATGCTTATAAAAATATATCCAGTCTTGTCCTTCTTGAAAAGGTAGTCGGGATGATGAAAGAATGCGGTTACAGCCTGGTTAATTGTGATAATATACTTATTCTTGAGAAGCCCAGAATAGCTCTGTATATCCAAAGAATAAGAGAAAAACTTTTCAAAATACTTGAAACTGATATAAACGCAGTAAGCGTAAAAGCAACCACTACTGAAAAGCTTGGGTTCTGTGGAAGAGAAGAAGGAATAGCTGCGCAGAGTGTGGTTCTGCTTAAAAAAGTGAAAAAAATTTAAAAAAATTACGATCTGAAGGCAGCAGTGGATTTTTTATTTTAAAACAATAATTATTGTAATCAATGATCTGGATTTGTTAAATGGGAAAAAAGGAAAAATACAGAAAAGAGATTAGATTCCGGTTTGCACCTTCCCCAACCGGAGGACTTCATATTGGAACTGCAAGAACGGCATTATTTAACTGGCTTGCTACAAGGAGTATGGACGGAAAGCTTGTTTTAAGAATTGAAGATACGGATCTTAAAAGATCCAGCAGTGAATTCGAGAGCTCAATAATAAATGATTTAAAATGGATGGGGCTTGAATGGGATGAATTTTACAGGCAAAGTGAAAGGCTTGAAATTTATATAAAAGAAGCCGGAAGGCTTATTGAAGGAAAAAAAGCTTACAGGTGTTTCTGCAGCCCTGAAAGGCTTGAAAATCTTAAGAACTCGCTGATTTCAGAAGGGAAACCGTCGGGATATGATAACAAATGCCGCGATTTGAGCGAAAGTGAGATAGAAGAGAATATAAAAAATAATAAATCGTATACAGTCAGATACAGGGTTGAACCCGGTGAGATAATTTTCAATGATATCATCAGGGGCGAAATAAGATTTTCTTCAGATGTTATAAGTGATTTTGTGCTGATAAAATCAGACGGCACTCCTTCATATAATTTTGCTGTGGTTGTAGATGATAATGATATGAGGATTTCACATGTTCTGCGGGGTGAAGACCATATAACCAATACTGCAA
Proteins encoded in this region:
- a CDS encoding 2-C-methyl-D-erythritol 2,4-cyclodiphosphate synthase, whose translation is MFRIGIGYDVHRFTDDRELILGGVRIDYKRGLAGHSDADVLIHAINDAILGACCLGDIGTYFPDTDNAYKNISSLVLLEKVVGMMKECGYSLVNCDNILILEKPRIALYIQRIREKLFKILETDINAVSVKATTTEKLGFCGREEGIAAQSVVLLKKVKKI